Genomic segment of Vulpes vulpes isolate BD-2025 chromosome 16, VulVul3, whole genome shotgun sequence:
CCTTTGGAGTGTCTTCCCTGACTTCCGCTGACCAGGAAGACATCTACTTCCTGGAAGGCCCTGCCCCCTTACCCATTTCTCCTGTGGGACAGTCCTGTGCTTTGGTGTTTCTGTGCACGCGTGTATTTTCAAGGTCCTGAGCAGAGATGTTTGGGAAAACTCTGGAGCTGGGCTTTCTAATTGGAAATATAAGACTTTTGAAAAGGAAACATCAGTGTGATCTCAGTATGATCTAAGCTTCTATTTGGCATAGACACAAGGCAGTGCCTTTTGGAGCACAAGCTTTAGGACAAGATCTGTCAATGGGAGGCTGATGAAGGCTCAATCATCTATGGATGAGCTCAACAGAAGGCTCAGTCCTGGCTCCTGTGTGGAAGCTGGTCCACCAACGGTATGAGGCCCCCTCGGGGAAGAGGTGCAGCTGCCTGCTGCCCAGCACCGGATCAGCCTATCCACAGCGGCCGTGCTCCATGCCAGCGAGCACCCCACGAAGAGACAGTGACGAGGAGCCTGGCCAGCATGTGTCAGCAGCCCGGCTGGCACCTCTGCCTGAGCGGGCAGCTCCTGTCACTCTCTCACATACACTTGCCCCTGGGGCAGCTTCTCCAGATCAAATCACCAGCTCAGCTGGCGCCTGTTTCCAGGTGGAGCTGCAGGAGGCCAGGTGTGTAGCAGCCTCCGCTTTCCACTCTTGCAGCTGCCCTCTCCCAGCATCGTGTGACTTAACTGACCCATCTCCACAGTCTGTGCTTGGCTCTCACCCTATCTGGCTTCCCCAGGAGGCTCCCCAAACCACGCCTGCTTGGCTCTTTTTCATCTCTCCAAGGAGCCACTTTGACGGGGTTTCTACATGTTTTGCATGTCCTGCCTGTTCTCGGCTGCCTTTCAAACCTTTAACCCTGGTCCTGGCCTCACTCCCAAGGCCCACGTGGGCACTTCCACCTGCACACTTGCCTGGATGGTCTGCACCCTTGTGCTGCTCTGTGTGGTCCAGCAAAGTGGCCATCATCTTAGAGCCTGTCAGAAATACAgcctcttgggcagcctgggtggctcagcggtttagtgtcgccttcagccagcccagggcctgatcctggagaccctggatagtgtcccacgtcgggctccctgcatggagcctgcttctccctctgcctgtctctctgcctctctctctctctctctgtttcccatgaataaataaataaaatcttaaaaaaaaaatacagtctcttagGCCACACCCAGACCCGCCGAGTTCACCTCTGCGTTTTAACAAAACAACTAGGCAGTTAGGGCGCACGTTTTGGCCTGAGAAGTTCTGGTGAGCACAGAGAAGTCCGATAAAAGATCCCATCACTATAATataccccacccccaaccctccaaactgtctctgcttctttctctccccgtTTCCATTAAATGACAACATCATCAACCTGAATCCCTAGCTAGAAACCTCAGACGTTCACAAAAGCTTCCTGGCCCTGACTCTAACATCTCCAAAATGATCACCGAGTCCTGTTACTCTGACTTCAGAAGCGTCTCGCAGGCCCAGGCCTTCCTCGGCCCCATTGCACCTACCTGAACTGTGCAGAGTAAGCTTTGTTTACAAAGTCTGTCTCCCTGCTAGACTGTGAGTTCTGTCAATAGAGCTGCTTTAGTCCTGATTCCCAACACCAAGCACAGTGTCTGACAAACAGGCCTCAAAAAATTAGATGTTTGTTGCGACAAACGAGTGAAATAAGCAAACAAAGGGAAATAAGATACTTAAAGTGTGTCAGATGGTAGGAACCAAAAGTGAATGCAAAAATTATGCACTATTTTTTCTTGACTAGATAAAGTTGTTTCAGGAAGAGAAGAGTAAATGGGAGAAGTGTGATGCGACAGAGATGGAAATATGGGAGgagtttttaatgaaaacatttctagcttttttttccccctctatatATAAACCTGCTAATTTTCTACAAGGCCAGTAATAGGTCCAAAGTCACCTCATGGGGTCGGAGACCAACCTAGGTGGAGTTTAAACCCAAGTCTTTACAGGGGGCTATATGGTTATAAAATAGGTGGGGAAAGATAAGATGACTACAGAGAAGCCCAGTGCCTGAGGGGGGGCAGGAATGTCACAGAGTAAGGGACAGCTGAGAGCTGGAAGGTGGGTTTCATTGTGGGGCTGGAGCTTCTGACTTCTACTTGGGAGAGTTCATTCATTATTCTGCCTCCAGTATCTAGGAGGGCATCtttggtaaagaagaaaaaaatgcaactagGCCAGCAGTGGCCCAAGGAgcctctggtttttttttttgttttgttttttgttttttgttttgttttttttaagattttatttatttatttattcatgagagagagagagagagagagaagcagagacacaggcagagggaaaggaggctcCACAAAGGAAGCCCGAAGcgagactcaatcctgagtctccaggattaggccctaggccgaaggcggtgccaaaccactgagctacccaggctgccccagggagCCTCTGTTCTAAGATCTCAAGCTGTAGACAGAGCCAACCACAACACCCAGTACTGCAAACGGTTCTAGGTGAGGTGTTAAGTCAAAAGACCAAGGTCCAAACAGCATGAGCCTCTCAGTGGCCTCACAGCTCTAGCCAACCAGATGGTCTAACTCCTGAAGTCTGTGGTGCCTAGCTCTGTGTCTTACAAACAGTATGAGCTTCAATAAATATCTACggacaagggcacctgggtgactcagtcggttaagcgtctgccttcagctcaggtcatgatctccaggttttgggattgagccccagggattgagcccctgctgagcagggagcctgcttctccctctccttctgcctctgcccctcccccctgcttatgtacattctctctcaaatacataaaatcttaaaaaaaaaaaaaaattctaatgataAATGCCTTGAGTTAGGAGGCAAAGCAGCTGGGAAGCTGTAACCCTGCCTTAGTCTCTAAGGGAAGCTCAGGCCCATTCCTGCACTGACTCTCGGAGCCTGTCTTGAAATGTGTTTGTAGGAGCATCTTCATGACTCACACTAATGAGTGAAGCTATGTATAACACCTCATGGTAAAGAACCGCTTATTCAGAGGAACTGAGGCATAGGAAAGGGGAACCATGTATCACACTCAAGATCCCAAACTCTGCTTCTCAGCCCCTGAACCATTAATATATATGTCATTGTAGGAGCTTCTCCGTCATTCTTGGTGCAACTAGAAATATCAAGTCTCCTGAATAATAAATAACACAATATCTATTCTTCTTTACCCCTTATCAGCTCCTCAAAATTCTAACACAATGGAATGGGGATAATTCTGTATCAAATCTAacagatcattcattcattcagtgaccTTTTAGTGACATCTtctcttactatgtgccaagaaccATGCTAGGAGCTAGGGATACACGAgcgaacaaaacaaaaagctctgCTCTTTGGAACTTAACGTTCTAACAGGAGGAGACAGATGATCAACAGCACAGTAAATGTGTAAATTATGGAGTTGTTAGAAAGAGATGTGTgctgtgagaaaaagaaaaaagtaacacaGGGTAGCGGTCAGGAAAGTCAGGAGGGGAGGTTATGGTTGTAAATAGAGCAAGGGGAAGGCCTGAGAAGGTGAAGCTGAAGCAGACacgagggaggggagagaggcctACAATATCTGGGGAAAAACATTCCAGCCTGATGGAACAACTAGGGCAAATACCCCGGGGTGGGAGTGTCCTGGTGTGTTCGAGGAGCTGCGAGAAGGCCAGCAGGGCTTGCCACATTGTCAGTCATTCATGAGttgttcgttcgttcattcatttagcaaacatttactaaAGACCCACCCCTTTGCTAGGCACTGAGTGGTGAAAACATTAATAAGGCATGATCCCTACCCACAAGGAGCCCATAATGCTGGGgagcaaggaggagagaaaatgaccTTAAAAGAGGATGACACCCAGAGCAGAAAGACGGGTAGAGATCAGGTCTTTACCCAACTTGAAGAATCCACTGAAGCATAGTAAAGACGGGGAGACAGGCCACACTCGGCAGGCCCCCAGCTCTTGTTTTGATGTTAACCTTGACCACTTGTTTTTCTAAGCTAAAAAAGAAGCCTTCCAAACACcagatttataaagaaaatcttttaagatgCAAGTGTAAAGTGTTTCCCTCGTCCAAGAGAGTCTCAGACTAAAAAGGGAAATGCCAGATGGAAAGATCTAGGAGAGGCCCTACTAGGGTTAGGCCAGGGAGGGTAGCAATGGGTGACGATGCCGGGACCACAAAGCTGCAGGCAGAGCCCATGAAGGGTGACCATCCTATCGCACTCACAGATTCAGGGCTTCGTGCTGCACTGGGTAGACGGTGCCTGAGTTTCCATGGAGCtagggctcaggctcaggctcctGTTCACCAGCTTCTGTTAAGAAGACTCCAGTGAACTAAAATGTCTATCTGGAGAATTCCACTCAGCAGAACTCTGGCCTGAAAGATGCTAGCTCTGTTTTTGCAGCTTCCTGAAGTGGTACTTTTTTCTACAAGGATGAGTCCAAAGACAGTCCTGCCAAGACCCAGGAAGCTCCTACTCACAAGAGCACAGCCCTCCTGATCAGGGGCTGGAAGCCTGGCCAAGCCAATCCATACTGGTTGGCTCCAGATCCAAGCTGAATGATGCAAACGTGCTTGTTGGGTGTGTCACCAGCAACAGTCCCAAAGACCACAGAGGTGGGGAGCTGGATGCCGCCCTGGTGAGTCCTAACCCCATTCCTGACCAAGCAACAAGGGAGAAGTCCTCAGGGCCAGgaggctgcggggtgggggtggggcacagatCCTCAATGCTCTTCTCCAGGACTGGATACCTGGAAGAAACTggttctggggatgcctgggttgctcagtggttgagttcagggcatgatcccagggtctgggttcgagtcccacatcacgctcgctctttgcagggagcctgcttctccctctgcctatgcctctgcctctctctgtgtctctcaggaataaataataaaatctttaaaacaaaacaaaacagctgcctgggcctgggcctgcacCTGCAAAGCTCCCCCAGAGCTGTGCCATCACCACCAGATGTCCACATCCCTTCAGTCTCTCTGCAATAAGGCCACCTTACCAGGCTGTCTTGCACTTGGACTTATGTTACTCAAATCCTTCTCAGCTCTGATGCTGAGGTTCATTCTGTCCGAAGAGATTCTGAAATCAGTCTGTCCCTCTGAAAAAGGGAGGGGACCAATCTCCCACTCTGGCCCTGATCAGAGCAAACCTGGCAAGGCCAGCTCCTACCTATCCCACCCCATCACCAGGGACCCATCCAGTTCCAGGCTCTCTCCCCACCTCATGAAATAATTGACTGACAAGCATCTGAGGCCTGTTCCCCGCTGGAGCGCAGAAGCTGCTCCCAGCCCTAGGCTGGCAGGTTGCCTTAGCCAGCAGGAGCTCTACCTATGGGGAAGGGAAGCAAAATCCTGGATTTAAGAtgtgctccctcccctcccccattccttTATAAAGAGCTTCCCTTTCTGCCTCCTCACTCCCTTTGGCCTAGGAGGGTTTCACTCCATAATTGGCTTGTTTACTGCCACTGAGGACTTCTGagtggcagaggtgggaggaAAGTTTTGTTGGACGTAAGGAAAGGGGTGTGTGCCCTGAGCTTTGAGGCTGATGAGTAAAACCTCCAAGCGCCTTTCTAACTACCTGAGAACTGGCCAAGAACCCATGTGAGAAAAAACACAAGGCACTGCACGGCCAGCTGAAGATTTCCAGCAGACCACAGGAGGGAAGCTTATGTTTGGCGCCTGGGAAAAGACAGAACAGTAACCAAAACTTGATCTGCTTGCTTCTGCTGAATAGTCGAAAGCATTACTTGGCACTGTTCTGAGTGGGGAACCCAGAGATCTCCCAATCCAGCTTCTGTGGGTGAGAAGCCCCAGGAACATCACTCTTGCTCGAAAACTTCCGACAGCTCCTAGCTCCGAGCAAACTCTCCACCCTGACATCAGCCTCTCCCCACTGACCACTGAACAGCAGAGCTCAAACCCAGCTCAACAGGACCACCTGCTGGGCCACAGGCACAGCCTTTGCTTCCCCACTCAGGTGCTTGGCTCCTTGTAGGGGTCCTCTTGTCTCAGGGACCAAGTCTCCCCACATCTTCAGGCTCTCCTCAGATGCTGCCTCCCCTAGGAAGGTTttcccaggtccccagcccctTCCACACCTCACCCCCAATCAGATGTGGGGGCCCACACTCTAATCTCCATGGCCTCTCTTAAGGCATCAGCCTTACTCTGTCCTGCTTCATAGCTCCTGAGGCCTTGCTCTATCCCTCCAAGTGCACAAGTGTTGTCTGGGCTCTGATTCACCTAGAGTACAAAGCACAGTACCTGGCAGACGGCAGATGCTTAGGAACCGTTCCTGCCGCCCCAAATACCGTTCACCTCAGAGGCACAGGAAGTGATGGGCAGTCACACACAAAAACACTAGGACCAGCAGACACACTAGGACCAGCAGACACAAAACAGGCAAGCGAACAAACAAGAGGCGTCACAAAGCCAGTTAACAGGCAGAACTTCACCAGGCCTTACCCTTCTTGAATTCCTCCAGCATGGCATCCAACTTGGTGTCATGGAAGACGAAATGTACTGGGTGGTTATAGAAGCGGGTGATGGTCTTGAGGGGGGTGCAGTCATCGGGGTCCACGAAGGCCAAGTCTTTGACATAGAGAATATCTACAATATTGGACTGCTCGTCCTCGAACACGGGAATGCGGGTGTAGCCGCTCTCCATAATCTCCGACATCGTATTGAAGTCCAGGATGGCATCGCTGCGGATCATGAAGCAGTCTTGGAGCTGGGTCATGATATCCTCCACGGTTTTGGTCCGTAGCTCCAGGGCACCCTGGATCATATTTAGCTCCTCTTTCACCAGGTCATTATAGGGCTCTGTTACCTTCAACATCTCCATCAGCTTCTCCCGATTGTAAACGGTGCGAATCTCCTGGCCCAAAACAAAATCCAGTAGCTTgctgatggggaaactgagggggAAGGTGAGGAGCATAAAGAATTTGGTGAGAATGATAGTGTTGGCACCCACAGCCAGGCCGTGTCGGGAGCACAAGGCTTGAGGTACGATCTCCCCAAAGATGACAATGCCAATAGTGGAGGAGGCCACCGCCATGAGCCCAGATCCTATGAGGTTGTCTAGAAGGATGGTGAGGGAGGTGTTGACCAGCACGTTTCCCAGAAGCAGGGAGCAGAGTAAGTAGTTGCCCTTGCGCCGGATGGGCTCGATCTTTCGGGCATAGCGCCTCTCCTTCTGGGTGCCACAGTTCTGCACGATGCGAAGCTCCATGGGGTCCAGGGCCATAAGCCCCAGGTTGAGGCCAGAAAATATGCCcgacagcaccagcagcaccataaTGAGGAGGATGTGCAGCCAGaggggcaggaccctcccaccctcctccaccaTGAAGAGCAGCGAGTCCTTATCGGTCCACCTTTGCCAGGGCCCGTCCACCCCTGCCCGGGTGCACAATGCATACAGCTTCATGTTCTCGCTCCTCCGGAGGAACTTGGTGAGCACCACCAGCATCCCGGACGTGTTCCCGCGGCTCAGGTTGACCAGCTGCTGGACCACCAGGTCCTTGGTGAGCTCGGGACAGTTGGTGGAGTTGTGGACGGCCTCGGAGTTGTCCACCTCGGTGAAGGAGATCAGGTTGCTGGAGATGGAGCCCAGCCTCTGGCCATAGAGCCTCAGGTTCACCGTGCTGCCCTCGGACACGAAGATGATGCCATCTGGGTTCATCCCACACGTTTTGTTGCAGCTCGCCAGCCTCAtgcccaggatcgcgccccgctGGGGGTCGCCCTggccccgggccccccgcgcccACATCAGCACCGGCAGCAGCAGCGCCGCCAGGAGGAGGCGCCCTCGGGCCGGCCCGCCGCCCGGGAGCCCGCCCCCGCCCACCGGCGCCATGTTGCTCCGGGTCGGCCGCcgccgctccccgcgccccgccgcgcggccccgctcccgccgccgctcCTGCCGCTTCGCCGCCGCCGAGCCAACTGCCCCGGCCGCCGGCCTGACGTCAGGtcagcgccccgcccgccccgccccgccgaccCACGCCCCTCATTTGCATGGGAGACCCCGCCTCCGGGCGCGCGGCTCCGCGCCCGCCCTTAAGGGGGTCCCGAGCTTAAGGTggcgcggcggcgggcgcggcgcgggggcggcgctcgcccctccctcctgctcgcGCGCCCTCCCCGCCGGCCTTCCCGCCCGCCGGCGGCCGCGCCGCCCGCTCGCCTCCGCCGGGCCTCCTGCCTGGCCTCGCCGGGCGTCCGCTGCGGTCCGGCCGGGCCTCGCGGGCTCGGCTCCTTCCCAGAGACTGTTGCTCGGGCCAGGGTGGCCCTTCTCCGCAGCAACCTCCGCGGTGGCTCGGGCGACAAAAATgctttttctaatataaaaaaaaaaaaaaaaaaaaaaggaaaggggaaccTGAGGGCTGAGGCATTGCAGACTGCCTCCTCGGGGACTTTTCAGGCAGAAATGGCCTTCGCGCTCCTGGGAGTTTTGCTGACCTTGACCCAAGGCCAGAAGTAGGTCCCCtcggccccagcccccaggcccgcACCCTTTGGCCATTAGCTGCCGGGTTGGAGGACAGGCCAGGGAACTAAGGATGTAGAACGTTCTCGCAGGTAATAGAGCCAGGGTCTGGCCTCGGCTATCCTCATGTCATTTCCATTCAGGACACaaatactgagcacctactatgtgcccggCTCTGGCTCTTGTTCCAGCCGTGAATAAGCCAAAGTCCCTGCATGATTTTCACCGTCTAGAGCAAAAAACAGACCATAAACAGGTAAACACATGCAAAATATTGATTTAATCCTTGGAACAACACTAAGAGTTAGTGTTATCTGTCCAtataacagatgaggaaattgaatctagacctgccttcggctcgggtcgtgatccggggtcctgggatcgaatcctgcatcaggttccccgcaggaagtttgcttctccctctgcctgtgtctgcctctctctctctgtgtgtgtctctcacaaataaatcaataatcttaaaaaaaaaaaaaaaaacccacaacaaataACAAAGTGGGGTCTCTCCACATTGCTGTCTTAAGAACAGGCTTGTGAGACTGGGAAGGCACGATGGAGTGTCAGCCCCAGtttctgtctataaaatggggataagaacaATAATAGGGCACCATCTCACTAAGCTTATAGGAACAACTGGCCTAGGCCTTGAACACGACAGGACAATTCTAAATGTTCTACACAGCTGGTGTTGTTTATGCCTGCCCACCAGGAGGAccaaacccctaaccccaaatTGTGGTGGGGACTGCCCAGCCGGGGCTGACGATGTGAAAATGAGCTGAGAGGTGTGGCACCAGGCCTAGCCCTGAAATGACTGCTTCCTGGACAGCCCTACCTTGGTGTCAGTTAGCAACTATGAATTGAACACCAAGCACTCAGGAGGTGTGGGGAAGACCGCAGCCGCCTACCTTGTCCAGAAGAAGGAGTCAGACAGACAAACGTCCTTACAATAATTGCAGAGGTGCACTGAGGGGAGAATCAGGTACCAGATTGACCCCTGGGGCTCAGAACCAGGTTTTTTTGCCAGCCCTGGAGACCCAATCCATTTTATTCTCTCCCAGCACAAACATTTgtgttttattgttattgtggTGTCCTGCTTGCCAGTAAAAGCAACAATCAATACCAGTCAGAAAGAGCCCAAGCCTAAAGGAACAATCATATACAGTGTTATGGGAGGAGGCAAGGTGGTAGACAGGCCTGATTTAACTAAGCACTGTTTTAGCAGGACTGGAAGGTTCTGCCTATTAGGCCAGTGTCCTGCAGGTAGGCGCCTCACTTCGTATTCTGCAGGGAGTATCTAGCTGACCAGTTTTGTGAGGAACTAGAGCCTCAGGGTGGGTACTGGCCAAGACagaacaaaagcagaaagcagaaCCTTTAACTGGCTGTTCCCTCCCATCTCCACAGGCCAGGAGGAGCCATCTCCATCACCTCAGAGCAAGCCCAGCTCTCAGAGAGGCTTCTTCCCACccctcatctctttctttttcttttcttttcttttcttttcttttcttttcttttcttttcttttttttttttttaagattttatttatttttttgagagaaaaaaagggagcatgagcagggtggagaggcagagggagaagcaggctccctcctgatcTGGGAGCTcgacagggcttgatcccaagaccctgagaacatgacctgagccaaagaaagaggcttaaccaactgagccacccccccccccccatctctttcCAGTCAGCTTTATGACTAATGCCCTCCCCCATGGTACTTAGAGACTTTACCATTCTATTATCGACCAATcggctatttttattttgcccttTTCAAACTGTCTGTGCTCAGAAGCTCTCTATATATACACTAGTCCTATGACAGAAACCaacaaatggaaggaaaaaaaattcgcTTTTGAAATATTTGGGTAAAAGTGGGAGGGGTAGTGATGGTCTGGTAGGAAGACTTCATCTCTGCTAAAATTCATTTAATACCACCCATCCACAATTGCATTCACTTCCATGCTTAGGTGACTAGAACAGATTCaatgaagtaaagaaaagaaactctttaTTGCCCACCCAGAGGCTTCAGTCCAGGAGAGGAGACAAGAATCTCTCAGCCAAAGTTAAAAGCACTGTAACTTGGAAAGTGTCTGAAGAGGTATTTGAAGTCCAGACTGGCGTCCAGCTTCATTCTCTGCTGTGCTTTTATCCCTGGTGAGGGCATTTCACTTTTCCTCATCCGCAGAGTTGGAAAACTTTTCCCACTGAGTGGTGGGAACAACACAGACCTGGATGTTGATGTATGTGAAGAGTCAAGAAGCCTGGACAAAGGTGTGGCTTCCATGAACCCGGCTGTGAGGACTGTAGAAAGTGATGTGCAAATGAGAAATCTGTCTCCTTTGGGGGTCAGACCAGTTTCTCTGCCCCAGAGGGAAGCCCTTACTCACCTGAGTTGTCTCCATTTGCAAGTAAGGAGTTTGGTGAAGGTCTTTCTCAGGGGGGGGGTCTGATACTTGACTCCTGGGCAGCTCAAAGCATTCCATTCATGACTTTTGGATCTGACAGGTTCTTTCTGGGCTCTATAGCAACATGTCTATACCCCCTAGGGTTGAGCCTACCCCTTTCTGGTCCTACATAGGGGAGACAGCCTTAAAATTCAATTGCCTCTTCTTTTGTACCTGGCATGGTGCTGACACTGAGAATCCAATGGTAAACAAGATCCCAAA
This window contains:
- the CNNM4 gene encoding metal transporter CNNM4 isoform X4, coding for MAPVGGGGLPGGGPARGRLLLAALLLPVLMWARGARGQGDPQRGAILGMRLASCNKTCGMNPDGIIFVSEGSTVNLRLYGQRLGSISSNLISFTEVDNSEAVHNSTNCPELTKDLVVQQLVNLSRGNTSGMLVVLTKFLRRSENMKLYALCTRAGVDGPWQRWTDKDSLLFMVEEGGRVLPLWLHILLIMVLLVLSGIFSGLNLGLMALDPMELRIVQNCGTQKERRYARKIEPIRRKGNYLLCSLLLGNVLVNTSLTILLDNLIGSGLMAVASSTIGIVIFGEIVPQALCSRHGLAVGANTIILTKFFMLLTFPLSFPISKLLDFVLGQEIRTVYNREKLMEMLKVTEPYNDLVKEELNMIQGALELRTKTVEDIMTQLQDCFMIRSDAILDFNTMSEIMESGYTRIPVFEDEQSNIVDILYVKDLAFVDPDDCTPLKTITRFYNHPVHFVFHDTKLDAMLEEFKKGKSHLAIVQKVNNEGEGDPFYEVLGLVTLEDVIEEIIKSEILDESDMYTDNRSRKRVSEKNKRDFSAFKDADNELKVKISPQLLLAAHRFLATEVPQFSPSLISEKILLRLLKYPDVIQELKFDEHNKYYIRHYLYTRNKPADYFILILQGKVEVEAGKENMKFETGAFSYYGTMALSSATTVPSTQVGCPPGKRNSLLSWLSGNMAWLEKFALPSIA
- the CNNM4 gene encoding metal transporter CNNM4 isoform X1 translates to MAPVGGGGLPGGGPARGRLLLAALLLPVLMWARGARGQGDPQRGAILGMRLASCNKTCGMNPDGIIFVSEGSTVNLRLYGQRLGSISSNLISFTEVDNSEAVHNSTNCPELTKDLVVQQLVNLSRGNTSGMLVVLTKFLRRSENMKLYALCTRAGVDGPWQRWTDKDSLLFMVEEGGRVLPLWLHILLIMVLLVLSGIFSGLNLGLMALDPMELRIVQNCGTQKERRYARKIEPIRRKGNYLLCSLLLGNVLVNTSLTILLDNLIGSGLMAVASSTIGIVIFGEIVPQALCSRHGLAVGANTIILTKFFMLLTFPLSFPISKLLDFVLGQEIRTVYNREKLMEMLKVTEPYNDLVKEELNMIQGALELRTKTVEDIMTQLQDCFMIRSDAILDFNTMSEIMESGYTRIPVFEDEQSNIVDILYVKDLAFVDPDDCTPLKTITRFYNHPVHFVFHDTKLDAMLEEFKKGKSHLAIVQKVNNEGEGDPFYEVLGLVTLEDVIEEIIKSEILDESDMYTDNRSRKRVSEKNKRDFSAFKDADNELKVKISPQLLLAAHRFLATEVPQFSPSLISEKILLRLLKYPDVIQELKFDEHNKYYIRHYLYTRNKPADYFILILQGKVEVEAGKENMKFETGAFSYYGTMALSSATTVPSTQVGCPPGKRNSLLSWLSDHSPSHPTTLSRSASLSYPDRTELSSTATLAGSSNQFGSSILGQYISDFSVRALMDLQYIKITRQQYQNGLLASRMENCPQFPLDGCTICTDNLAGKSELPVVDETTTLLNERNSLLHKASHESAI
- the CNNM4 gene encoding metal transporter CNNM4 isoform X3, whose amino-acid sequence is MAPVGGGGLPGGGPARGRLLLAALLLPVLMWARGARGQGDPQRGAILGMRLASCNKTCGMNPDGIIFVSEGSTVNLRLYGQRLGSISSNLISFTEVDNSEAVHNSTNCPELTKDLVVQQLVNLSRGNTSGMLVVLTKFLRRSENMKLYALCTRAGVDGPWQRWTDKDSLLFMVEEGGRVLPLWLHILLIMVLLVLSGIFSGLNLGLMALDPMELRIVQNCGTQKERRYARKIEPIRRKGNYLLCSLLLGNVLVNTSLTILLDNLIGSGLMAVASSTIGIVIFGEIVPQALCSRHGLAVGANTIILTKFFMLLTFPLSFPISKLLDFVLGQEIRTVYNREKLMEMLKVTEPYNDLVKEELNMIQGALELRTKTVEDIMTQLQDCFMIRSDAILDFNTMSEIMESGYTRIPVFEDEQSNIVDILYVKDLAFVDPDDCTPLKTITRFYNHPVHFVFHDTKLDAMLEEFKKGKSHLAIVQKVNNEGEGDPFYEVLGLVTLEDVIEEIIKSEILDESDMYTDNRSRKRVSEKNKRDFSAFKDADNELKVKISPQLLLAAHRFLATEVPQFSPSLISEKILLRLLKYPDVIQELKFDEHNKYYIRHYLYTRNKPADYFILILQGKVEVEAGKENMKFETGAFSYYGTMALSSATTVPSTQVGCPPGKRNSLLSWLSGFALHSVAAGVCLPGGGSRRALEVRPRADCPV
- the CNNM4 gene encoding metal transporter CNNM4 isoform X2 — translated: MAPVGGGGLPGGGPARGRLLLAALLLPVLMWARGARGQGDPQRGAILGMRLASCNKTCGMNPDGIIFVSEGSTVNLRLYGQRLGSISSNLISFTEVDNSEAVHNSTNCPELTKDLVVQQLVNLSRGNTSGMLVVLTKFLRRSENMKLYALCTRAGVDGPWQRWTDKDSLLFMVEEGGRVLPLWLHILLIMVLLVLSGIFSGLNLGLMALDPMELRIVQNCGTQKERRYARKIEPIRRKGNYLLCSLLLGNVLVNTSLTILLDNLIGSGLMAVASSTIGIVIFGEIVPQALCSRHGLAVGANTIILTKFFMLLTFPLSFPISKLLDFVLGQEIRTVYNREKLMEMLKVTEPYNDLVKEELNMIQGALELRTKTVEDIMTQLQDCFMIRSDAILDFNTMSEIMESGYTRIPVFEDEQSNIVDILYVKDLAFVDPDDCTPLKTITRFYNHPVHFVFHDTKLDAMLEEFKKGKSHLAIVQKVNNEGEGDPFYEVLGLVTLEDVIEEIIKSEILDESDMYTDNRSRKRVSEKNKRDFSAFKDADNELKVKISPQLLLAAHRFLATEVPQFSPSLISEKILLRLLKYPDVIQELKFDEHNKYYIRHYLYTRNKPADYFILILQGKVEVEAGKENMKFETGAFSYYGTMALSSATTDHSPSHPTTLSRSASLSYPDRTELSSTATLAGSSNQFGSSILGQYISDFSVRALMDLQYIKITRQQYQNGLLASRMENCPQFPLDGCTICTDNLAGKSELPVVDETTTLLNERNSLLHKASHESAI